The Capsicum annuum cultivar UCD-10X-F1 chromosome 1, UCD10Xv1.1, whole genome shotgun sequence sequence TTTGATGGATGATTTACTATTTGTACTGAAAAAGCGAGAGCCTTTACTTGGTAATTACATTGTTTTTTGTTACCAAAAGAAGAGACTAGAGCCTTATGTTTACTGAACTTCCTTTAACTTTTTCTATGTCAGGTATCTTCCTTTACTGGCAGCTACATTTAGTTTTCCTCAAAGCCTTGGGATCCTAGGTGGCAGACCTGGAGCGTCAACCTACATCGTTGGTGTGCAAGATGACAAAGCCTTTTATCTTGATCCACATGAAGTTCAGCCAGTAATTATCTTTCTTTTGGCTGCATATTTATTCTATTTCACATGTTCCGATGAGAAATTCTTTATTTTGTCATTACATAAAATCTAGGATAACTCTTTGAGCCTTAAAATCGAATTTTTCAATCCACATGAACGGAGCCTTGAGTAAcgggtaaagttgttgccatgtgaccaggaggtcacgggttcaagctgTTGAAATAGCCCTTTGCAGAAATGTAAGGAGAGGTTGCGTAATGACCCCCCCCCGGGGCATAGTGTTATCAATGGCGAGCGCCATGTCGCCATTTGCCTTCGTGGCGATGCGAAAGGCGACGCCAAGGCGAGAATGACTACATGGTGACGAGGCGAGACGCTAAAGGCgacacctttttatttttatttttttaaagttgggATTTTAAGGATAAAAGGTAATTTTAGGGCTTTTATTTCCATTTTTCTCTGACTGCTGCCACTTAGAGCCGACTGCGACTGAGAGTGATTTCGGCGGCTCCAGCGGGCTGCGACTGGTAAGTCGTTTCTCTGTTctgttttctttttctacttcttattttCTCCACTGATCAGTCGTTGCTCATAGTCCACtgattttttcttgatttctttttcttctgcTAGTTCTTCCTCTGGTTTTCTCCtctgtttttcttcttctacttctttctttttctttttttttttttttacaaagtgTAAAAAATCAGTATCTActatctatttttagtttttgacttgaaatatttgctaatatgttattgttattgagattttgattatttatatatgcaattaaatattttaattttttggtattaATTGTCGCGGCACTTCCAAAAGGCGATAGCTTCTTCGCGTGGCGAGGCAGAACCTTCTTGTCTCGTCGCCTTCCGCCGTCCAAAACACTGCtcgcgcatagcgggagctttagtgcccCGGGCACCCTTTTTTACATTAAGTTCAGCCAGTAATTGTCTTTCTTTTTGGTTGCATAACTATGCTATTTCACTCGTTCCAATGGGAATTTCTGTTATTGTCATGACATAAAATCTAGGATATATTTGAGCCTTAAAATTGAAGGTTTCATGTTTGGATGTTATATATGGAAATCAGCTTCTTTCAATGCTGGCCGAGTTCAGCAGCCTATCCATTCTAACCATCAAGAAAGTCAACGATTTGTGGTCTATCATGCTTTTTGGGTGTACTAAAAAGCTTGTTCTTTTTGGAACTGCATACTAAAGCTTGTTTATAAAGGAGAGATGGGGTGATATGGGCGCTTAGGGTAACACACTTCAATCCGATAGAGCTGATCTTTAATATTGATGGAATGAAATGCGTATGTATGCAGTAACAAAACTGAAGCTTGAAATGACTGGGAAATGGGAATTGGAAAATGTGGTTGGGAGTTTGAGTCACCAAAGGGGGAAGTGGAAAAACCATCATTATTGGCCCCTTGGACAGTGGGCTTTATCTAATCAAGAAAAAACTTGGAAATGGAAATTGACTGGATTCTGTATTTTGGGACACAGCATTAAGGACTCGCAGGAAATTACTCACAAAATACTAACTGATGCTGCTATAAGAAACAGCCTCCTATCAAATGAAAATTTGTTGTTGCCGTTTTGACGTTTCAGTTTAAGAGCTTACTGTTTGCTGAAACCATTTTTTTTGATGAGGTAGTGTATTTCATTCATAAACAAGGCTGAGTTGGCCATATAATGGAAAAACCAAAAATCTAAGAATCTACAAAATCTGATTCTCTACAAAGTCCACCCATTCTTCTATACAACTAGGAATATTATGGGTGCaccaaaagaaaatgagagatCGGAGGCTATTCCTTACCTGACAAAAACTAGACTCTACCCCCTCAAAAGCCCTCCTATTTCTGTCTGTCCAAACAACCCACGTCTTCTCCTAATCCCTCTTCTCCAACAAAACATTAAATCGTTCACAGTTTTTGGCATTACCCAACAAAACTCCGAACCACCGAAGCATATCCCACCATAATCTCATGGTAAAGACACAATGAATGAGAAGATGATCCACTTCTTCCCCTGTTTCTTTACACATGAAACACCAGCCGACACAAACAACCTTATGCTTTCTAAGATTTTCTGCCGTCAAAATCACCCCTCTAGATGCTAGCCAAGAGATATACAACTAGGAATGTCATGGGTGCACCAAAAGAGAATGAGAGACTGGAGGCTATTCCTCACCGGAGAAAAACTTGACTCTACCCCCTCAAAGCCCTCCTGTTTGCTGAAACCATATCTTTCTCTTATTAGTGCTTTCTTGATTCCCACTTAAAAAATAAGCTTCTATGCAAAGCTCTTAGTAGAATATATTCTGACAGATCTTTGCTGCTTTAGAGGACCTTCATGGAATCTTCTGCGGGCAACAAAGCTAGCAAAGGCTACCCATCTAAAATACTAGCCATATTGCTGTTGCGGGAGGGGCGTTATATAAAAAACAGGCGTTATATAAAAATCAATCACCAAACTACATTTTCATGTTCTCCTCTTCCTAGtgccttaaaaatttaaaatcatggtttttCTCCATTAGTCCGTCTTCTTCTGCCTCAAGATCTCCACAGTAACCATGATCAACATTTATTATTACTATCTGATGACGATGCATTTGGTGATCTTGTGCCATGTGTCCTGTTTAGCCAGTGACACAGCTTTGGTAGGTAACTCCTCCTCCTGGAAAGCCTTCTATGTAACTTCAGTTGTGAAAATTTAATATTGTTCAGTGATTTTCTAATGTTCCTACATATTCCTTTTCTGACACAaccaaaaggaaaaataaaaatatattgttcCATTTATAATCATTCCCGTTAACTTTTCCGTTGTGGTGAGTGGACATATATGGAATCACTCTCTAACAAATGAGTATTTTCTTAATTGGTTGTCagctttattactatttttacttGTTACCTTTCTTTATGGTGCTTGTGATCTTATTTGTCCTGCGATTTTAACATGTGATATGTTCCGAGCTTATCTATTGGGATGTAGAATCTACTGCTTTCGTTATCTGTCTGATGAGCCGGTTGTTGAATTAATTTGATAATCTGAACTTTTACACTTAAATTTATCAGTGAAGTTTCAAAGTTTGAAGTTTTTAATTGTGCCATCTAATTTCATGGATTGTCGGATGCATTGTTCTCATTATCTGTCTGGTGTGCAGGTCGTTGACATTAAAGTGGATAAGCTAGATGTTGATACTTCATCATATCACTCCAAGTAAGCCAATTCTCGTTCTAGTTTCTCATTTGATCTTTCCATTTTTAGTTCTAATCTCATTATGGCGTTTTGACTTTGATTGCAGTACTGTAAGGCATTTTCCGCTGGATTCAATTGATCCCTCCTTGGCTATCGGGTTTTATTGTAGAGATAAAAGTACGTTTGCATATTTGAGTCTAATTGTTCCAGAAACTGCTGAGCTTGTCTTACAATGGCTAACGAGTCTATTCTTGACCGCTAACTTCTGAATACTTTCTGTAggtgattttgatgatttctgtATACGGGCGTCTAAGTTAGTAGATCAATCAAACGGTGCTCCATTGTTTACCATAACTGAAACTCGTAGCTCCACCACATCAGTAGAATATAATGACAGGTTGACTAGTGATACTGGGGTCCCGGAACTGGACTCCTTCGATGCTGTAGCCCCTGGTGAGTCAGATGCTAGTAGACCTGAAGATGAATGGCAACTTCTGTGATGTGACAACATTTTTCATGATCAGAAGTTGTGTAAATAATTCCGTAGGGCCTGTGTTGCGACTTGTTTGGTGCACACACAGTTCGGGTAAATTACTGCTGTAAGATAGACATACTTGTGTAGGATtcatcttttgttttatttacaaTTTGACGTTGTCTATAAATTATCCAAAAGTGGGATGGTGTAGGTCATGTTGCCAATTGATTCTTTTTTTCTTAGATTACAAATGCATAAGATTGAATAGTTATTCACCTAATCTTCCACTTTGTGTTGCTCCTTTTTTCCCCTGGTCTTTTTGGGTGTTATTCATACGTCTTCGTTGTCGGTGTGCTAGGGTAGTTGTCTACATCACACCCCTGGACGTGTGCCTTTTTCCGTGAACGCGGGATGCATTGTGCACTAGACTACCCTTAGTATACTTAGTTTCATTCATTCACTAGATTGTTTTTGGAGGGGAGAAAGCCATCAACAAATCCAATATGCATGTTATGATTTACTTTAGGCATTCGGTACTAGAAATCTATTGGCCCGattaatttgaatttgcatcaggtAGATTCATCCGAGGAGGTGAATCGCTCTCTACAGAGAGGTTTTCTAACTTTAGGATTCTAATACGGAACTTCTAATTGAGAGGGCCACTTAACTTCAGCCTGGATTTCTTTAGTTCCGTAGGTCGGAAGTTGATTTTGAAGTGGCCAAAAATTTAGAAATGGAGTCCAAAAAAGTGACTATATGTGCTGTTGCACCTGCTTGCTTCCGTGCGGTAGATATCTTGGAGGGAATTTTTGGAGCTATGATAAAGTTATCTTCATGTAACGCGAGGTCATAGGTTCAAGTCATAGAATCAGTCAGTCCGAGTGTGGCTATCTCTCGATTATGATCAAGAACTTTAATGTCGGTAAAGATTGGGATCAACTATAGTTTAGTCATAGCTAGAACAACAAATTCGCGAATAAGAACATATTTTGCAATTGATTCAAGTAAAACTTTGAAGGGAGCCTTGGAATAACCGGTAAAGTTGCatccatgtgatcaggaggtaaACGGGTTAAAGCTGTGGAAATAGCCCCTTGTGTAAATGTAAGGTGAGGTTGCGTACAATAAAACCTTGTGGTTCGACCCTTTCTTGAACCctttgcagaaatgtaaggtgaggttGCGTACAATAAACCCTTGTGGTTCAACCCTTTTATGGACCTTGCGCATTGCGggaactttagtgcaccgggctgccctttgaTACAAGTAAAACTTTCATAAATAAGTTCTTTCTTTTGATTATATGTATATTAGTACATATGTAACATTGAGCATGAAATTAAACTAGATAATACTTTTACAATTTGTACATTCAACCATCAATTACATCAATTTTTGCATAATCAATCTCCTTTTTTGGAGGTATAATAATTGGCATTGGTTTGATATTAACTCCAAAACTTTCAAGTTGACTACCAGAAGTTGTGCCATGAAATCCATTGAGCCAACCATGATCCAATACATTTATATTAAATTCTGTATCTTCACTTCCCATATAAGTAGGTTTATTTTTTGGAAATGGTCCATATGAATTTTTGTTAGTCACAAAGGTGATTGATTTCAAAATTCTCTCTGTTCCAAATGTTCCATGACGACCATTTACTCCAATTAGATATTCAGATGGATAATCCAGCTTGATCTGCAAATTCTTCAAAAGTTTAGTGAGTTTTAAGGACGGGGAAAATATTTTAGTGACTTTGCTGATGAAATAGGTAAAGTTTAGTCACCACATGTGAATTAAACGCAAGAATGCtgatacaacaacatacccagtaaaatcccataaggtctggggagggtaaagccTACGCAGACCTTGCCACTACATCGGTGAGGTTGAGAGGCTGTTTGCCGAAGACCCTCAACTAAGTGTAGCAAAGAAGAGGAAAACAGTGAAGAATATACGGCGATGACGCAAGAATgttgatatgatttttaaatgaattaGACATGTTATTGTATCAAGAGCAAAATCATGTATCTTTTTTTGGTGAAAACAACAATTATGTTAGAATTTCAAGCAAGTTGTTATTGGTTATATGAATCCTCGATGACCATGCCGGTACATTACTATCAGAAGCAGAATCGATCATGTATGTCTTTATCGAAATCTTCTAATTTTATACTAGATAGTTTTGCTTTAACAACACAACATATCCAATGTACGCAAATCTTAATATTACCTTTGTGGAGTAAAGAGGTTATTTAGATAGATCCTCGACTCAAAAGAAGTGTAACCAATGTAGGATAATTTTGCTTTAACAATggatataaataaatacaaaaaatgaaactTACAATTTCCAGATTTTCTATAAGGTCACCATGTCTCCCTGATAGAGAAAATTTCCCGTCTTTGACATATAAAAATTGGAGATGGCTTACTGCTCttccatatgaaataaaaatcattgcAATATCACCAACATCAACATCTTCCCATGTTGTTCCTTTCAATTTAGTACTTGTCACAGTTTCAATTTTGAATCCTatattttccatttttcaagattaatttactcaagagaaaaaaaagtaattgggagaaaaaataattttgagaatttttaggTCTTCTAGGACCTTATTATATATAACTTTAACGTAATCATTTATGCCTTTCTTGACCATGAATTTGAGATTTGGAATTTACTTCAATTATTGGACttgattcttttcctttttatgaaGAAATGTGAAATGTTGTTCattgaagaaatattttcttCTGTATTATTCCCTTTGATACTTTTTACGTGTTGCTTATCGAGAAATTATGCCTAATGACCTTGAAAATGAGTAGTCGAACTTTCACCTCCGCTTGTCCCATGACAGTTCAAACTGTCAAGACTAAAAGTCgaaacttgaatttttattgAGGTCAAAAGTTTAAGGTTACCTTCCTCGCCTTACTTGTCCCATGTGTAGACCTTCAAGATCAAAAGCCAAAGCTTGAAGTTCTGTCaagatcaaaaaaaattaatgccAACCTCCGCCAAGGCCATTCTTGTAAATCTCACCTGACGTTAACgttcaatttcaagaaagaaaaaaaaaaaaaagctctaAATTTAAAAGTTGGATGAACACTTCCTATTATACTTCATGCAACTCCATAAACCAAATGTCACATCAACTTTAAAAGGAGAACAAAAAGGGGAAAAAACATCTTTCCTATGAACTAAGCCTGTCAAACGGGTCAGGCTGACCCGGCTCGGCCCACTAAGCAAATCCAACCCGGTATGACTCGGTCCGATCAGCCCACGGATTGTAGGGTACCGGATCTCGGGTTGAGTTATTTTTTGATTTGGGCCCGGTTAATTCGGTCCGAACCAAACTCGATTCGAGCCCGTCGATTAATCGGTTCggatattttttttctaaaattaaacatttaaattaaaattttaattttaatatattattaatttactattaagtattattatttattatattaagtagtatatgttttatacttttatttaaagttgtacatatattaaatggtatatatcttctaaagtagtatatatttaacgtatgcatgtatatatgttttataaattagtatataactctctctctctctctatatatattgtagtataatttatttaagtggtacatatatattgaatggtgcgtatatatgtgtgtgtatattttctatagacgtatatatttaacgtatacatgtgtatatgttttataaattagtatataactatatatatagtgtgtgtgtatatattgtagtaaatatatatagtagtatatttaatttaaagtagtacatatatattgaatggtgcgtatatatgtgtatatatcttctataaacgtatatatttaacgtatacatgtgtatatgttttataaattagtatataactatatataactatatataactatatatatatatatatatgtatgtatgcatgtatgtatattttgtagtatatgttttatttaaagtagtacatatatattgaatgatccgtatatatgtgtatatatcttctatagacgtatatatttaacatatacatgtgtatatgttttataaattagtatataactatataactatatatatatatatatatatattgtagtatattttatttaaagtggaacatatatattgaatggtgcgtatatatgtgtgtatatatcttctatagacatatatatttaacgtatacatatgtatatattttataaattagtatataattatatatatgtattgtagtatattttatttaaagtagtatatatatattgaatggtgcgtatatatttttcatgaaatcgGATTTGGTTAAGTTTATCTTGAAGTTTTGAAATGTGTTTGGTTATAATTTTTGG is a genomic window containing:
- the LOC107854677 gene encoding mannose/glucose-specific lectin isoform X2; its protein translation is MENIGFKIETVTSTKLKGTTWEDVDVGDIAMIFISYGRAVSHLQFLYVKDGKFSLSGRHGDLIENLEIIKLDYPSEYLIGVNGRHGTFGTERILKSITFVTNKNSYGPFPKNKPTYMGSEDTEFNINVLDHGWLNGFHGTTSGSQLESFGVNIKPMPIIIPPKKEIDYAKIDVIDG
- the LOC107854677 gene encoding agglutinin alpha chain isoform X1, with product MENIGFKIETVTSTKLKGTTWEDVDVGDIAMIFISYGRAVSHLQFLYVKDGKFSLSGRHGDLIENLEINLQIKLDYPSEYLIGVNGRHGTFGTERILKSITFVTNKNSYGPFPKNKPTYMGSEDTEFNINVLDHGWLNGFHGTTSGSQLESFGVNIKPMPIIIPPKKEIDYAKIDVIDG